From Novosphingobium decolorationis, one genomic window encodes:
- a CDS encoding type II toxin-antitoxin system RatA family toxin, which produces MPGIHETYRLPYSAEQMFDLVADVGRYQEFLPWVVATRVRSDSETEMVADMLVGFKALREKFTSRVEKTRPREIRVHYVDGPMKDLDNVWTFHPVDETSCDVEFDVRFSFRNALFEKLAGQYFDKAFRKMVAAFETRASELYGAPAGG; this is translated from the coding sequence ATGCCCGGAATTCATGAAACCTACCGGCTCCCGTACAGCGCGGAGCAGATGTTCGATCTCGTGGCCGATGTCGGCCGCTACCAGGAGTTCCTGCCCTGGGTGGTGGCGACCCGTGTCCGTTCGGACAGCGAGACCGAGATGGTTGCCGACATGCTTGTCGGCTTCAAGGCGCTGCGCGAAAAGTTCACGTCGCGCGTCGAGAAGACCCGTCCGCGCGAAATCCGCGTTCACTATGTCGATGGTCCGATGAAGGACCTCGACAACGTCTGGACCTTCCATCCGGTCGACGAGACCAGCTGCGATGTGGAGTTCGACGTGCGCTTCTCATTCCGCAACGCGCTGTTCGAGAAGCTGGCAGGCCAGTATTTCGACAAGGCCTTCCGCAAGATGGTGGCCGCGTTCGAGACGCGCGCCAGCGAGCTTTACGGCGCACCTGCCGGAGGCTGA
- a CDS encoding reverse transcriptase domain-containing protein, protein MCTSNGRRGPRKAALSPLIANLILDDLDKELERRGHRFCRYADDCNIYVRSQAAGERVMASVTALLEGKLRLRVNQAKSAVAHVRERTFLGHRLTAGGF, encoded by the coding sequence GTGTGCACGTCGAACGGCAGGAGGGGACCCCGCAAGGCGGCCCTCTCGCCGCTGATCGCTAACCTCATTCTGGATGACCTCGACAAGGAGCTCGAACGCCGGGGCCACCGGTTCTGCCGCTACGCCGACGACTGTAACATCTATGTACGGTCACAGGCAGCGGGGGAGCGCGTCATGGCTTCGGTTACCGCCTTGCTGGAAGGCAAGCTCCGACTCCGCGTCAATCAGGCCAAGAGCGCGGTTGCACACGTCCGGGAACGTACCTTCCTCGGCCACCGTCTGACAGCGGGAGGCTTTTGA
- a CDS encoding carbonic anhydrase, which translates to MSEAKSPVLEDLVEGYRRFRSSGWSQNRDRWAQLKDGQEPQVMVISCSDSRVDPSQIFDVDPGEIFVVRNVAALVPPYETTPGHHGVSAALEFAVQVLKVKEVLVMGHGMCGGCKAALSQSLRGNAPGAGGFVDDWISLLDEAREKVVADHGDSGRAAEIEMEHAGVRVSLENLMTFPWVKEKVASGELTLRGSFFAISDGILHLMNPETKEFEPAA; encoded by the coding sequence ATGAGCGAAGCCAAGTCCCCCGTGCTCGAAGATCTCGTGGAGGGATACCGCCGCTTCCGGTCCTCCGGATGGAGCCAGAACCGTGACCGCTGGGCGCAGCTCAAGGACGGGCAGGAGCCGCAGGTCATGGTAATCTCCTGCTCCGACAGCCGCGTTGATCCCAGCCAGATCTTTGACGTCGACCCCGGCGAGATCTTCGTCGTCCGCAACGTCGCCGCCCTCGTCCCGCCCTACGAGACCACGCCTGGCCACCACGGCGTCTCGGCCGCGCTCGAGTTCGCGGTGCAGGTACTCAAGGTCAAGGAAGTGCTGGTCATGGGCCACGGCATGTGCGGCGGCTGCAAGGCCGCACTCAGCCAGAGCCTGCGCGGCAATGCGCCGGGCGCGGGCGGCTTCGTCGACGACTGGATCTCGCTTCTCGACGAGGCCCGCGAGAAGGTCGTTGCCGACCATGGCGACAGTGGCCGCGCCGCCGAGATCGAGATGGAGCACGCCGGCGTGCGCGTCAGCCTCGAGAACCTGATGACCTTCCCCTGGGTCAAGGAAAAGGTCGCCAGTGGAGAGCTCACCCTGCGCGGTTCGTTCTTCGCCATCTCCGACGGCATCCTGCACCTGATGAACCCGGAAACGAAGGAATTCGAACCCGCCGCCTGA
- the lipA gene encoding lipoyl synthase — MNDLSSAPKPERKRKPDWIRVKAPTSRGYGETRQLMRDLSLNTVCEEAACPNIGECWEKKHATVMILGDTCTRACAFCNVKTGMPGRVDPAEPEHVAELALKTGLEHIVITSVDRDDLPDGGANQFIKVIEALRAATPKTTIEILTPDFRGKMRPAIEAIAAARPDVFNHNLETVPRLYPTIRPGARYYASLRLLEEVKAHDPSIFTKSGIMLGLGEGRLEVHQVMDDMRCADIDFLTMGQYLQPTPKHAEVAEFVTPQAFKSYGAIARAKGFLQVASSPLTRSSYHAGDDFAQMRAAREARLAKEQKKR, encoded by the coding sequence ATGAACGATCTTTCCTCCGCTCCCAAGCCCGAACGCAAGCGCAAGCCCGACTGGATCCGCGTGAAGGCGCCGACCAGTCGCGGTTATGGTGAAACCCGCCAGCTGATGCGGGATCTCAGCCTCAACACGGTGTGCGAGGAGGCTGCGTGCCCCAACATCGGGGAATGCTGGGAAAAGAAGCACGCGACGGTGATGATCCTGGGCGATACGTGCACGCGTGCCTGTGCGTTCTGCAACGTGAAGACCGGCATGCCGGGACGCGTCGATCCCGCCGAACCCGAGCATGTTGCCGAACTCGCGCTGAAGACGGGCCTTGAGCACATCGTCATCACCTCGGTCGACCGTGACGATCTTCCCGATGGCGGCGCAAACCAGTTCATCAAGGTGATCGAGGCGCTGCGCGCGGCGACCCCCAAGACCACCATCGAGATCCTGACCCCCGATTTCCGCGGCAAGATGCGTCCCGCCATCGAAGCGATCGCCGCCGCGCGTCCCGACGTGTTCAACCACAACCTCGAGACGGTCCCCCGGCTCTACCCGACGATCCGCCCCGGCGCGCGCTACTACGCCTCGCTGCGGCTGCTCGAAGAGGTCAAGGCGCATGATCCCTCGATCTTCACCAAGTCGGGCATCATGCTGGGCCTGGGCGAAGGCCGTCTCGAAGTCCACCAGGTCATGGACGACATGCGCTGCGCGGACATCGACTTCCTGACCATGGGCCAGTACCTCCAGCCTACGCCCAAGCACGCCGAAGTCGCCGAGTTCGTCACCCCGCAGGCGTTCAAGTCCTACGGCGCGATCGCCCGTGCCAAGGGTTTCCTGCAGGTTGCCTCGTCGCCGCTGACGCGCTCGAGCTATCACGCCGGCGATGATTTTGCGCAGATGCGGGCCGCGCGCGAAGCGCGTCTCGCCAAGGAACAGAAGAAGCGCTGA
- a CDS encoding group II intron maturase-specific domain-containing protein translates to MSIANKSLTRLKERLRAITRRNRGISLAAMIAQTNAFTTGWVTYYRHARAQTVLREIDSWLRRKLRCVRLKQCKRTMTIATFLRENGVPEWQAWIFALSGKGWWRLSGSPQAAHGMPNAWFDQAGLSSLALQHAALNRTGNRRDTQYVRPVV, encoded by the coding sequence TTGAGCATAGCGAACAAAAGTCTCACGCGGCTGAAGGAGCGGCTCAGGGCGATTACGCGCCGCAACCGAGGCATCAGCCTCGCGGCGATGATCGCACAGACCAATGCCTTCACTACAGGGTGGGTCACCTACTACCGACACGCCCGGGCTCAGACGGTTTTGCGCGAGATCGACAGCTGGCTCCGGCGCAAGCTTCGCTGCGTCCGGCTCAAACAGTGCAAGCGCACCATGACGATCGCCACTTTCTTAAGGGAAAACGGCGTCCCAGAATGGCAGGCTTGGATCTTCGCGCTCTCGGGAAAGGGCTGGTGGCGCCTGTCGGGCAGCCCTCAGGCCGCCCACGGCATGCCCAACGCATGGTTCGATCAGGCAGGTCTCTCAAGCCTCGCTCTCCAACATGCCGCCTTAAACCGTACCGGAAACCGCCGTGATACGCAGTACGTACGTCCGGTGGTGTGA